A single genomic interval of Adhaeribacter pallidiroseus harbors:
- a CDS encoding DNA-3-methyladenine glycosylase: MTKLAKPFYTRPDVVQISRELIGKYIFTRMDGVLTGGRIVETEAYCGENDLACHSHSGRRTTRTEIMFQEGGMAYVYLIYGIYCLFNIITNVAEKADAVLIRAIEPTEGIPEMLLRRNHTQVTPKLTAGPGLVTLALGISKKHYGTDLTGDLIWLEDLGELIPENQIISSPRVGVDYAGEDALLPWRFRLKNSRWTSKAK, encoded by the coding sequence ATGACCAAACTAGCAAAACCGTTTTACACGCGCCCGGATGTGGTGCAAATTAGCCGCGAGTTAATCGGGAAGTATATTTTTACCCGGATGGATGGCGTATTAACCGGCGGCCGAATTGTAGAAACTGAGGCGTATTGCGGCGAAAATGATTTAGCCTGCCACTCGCACAGCGGTCGCCGGACTACGCGTACCGAAATTATGTTTCAGGAAGGCGGGATGGCGTACGTGTATTTAATTTACGGCATTTATTGCCTATTTAACATTATTACCAACGTGGCCGAAAAAGCCGATGCGGTGTTAATCCGAGCCATTGAACCCACGGAAGGTATTCCGGAAATGCTATTGCGCCGCAACCACACCCAGGTTACGCCCAAACTCACTGCCGGTCCCGGCCTGGTTACCCTGGCGCTCGGAATTTCTAAAAAACACTACGGCACCGATTTAACCGGCGACTTGATCTGGCTGGAAGACCTGGGCGAATTAATACCGGAAAACCAAATTATCTCCAGTCCGCGGGTAGGGGTGGATTATGCCGGCGAAGATGCTTTGCTGCCCTGGCGTTTCCGGCTGAAAAACAGCCGCTGGACCAGTAAAGCCAAGTAA
- a CDS encoding DUF4136 domain-containing protein, translating into MKNIFLIFFSLIGLFGCSAARVTNVDAADNFALTNYKTFNFYEITNNGEPVDAQYNNRIAILKNAIQQQLTAKGLTLTSTNPDLLVNLGIVTTEKVQTRQTDFRTDAPKYIGQRRYSWKSQQVEVGRYRQGTASVHLVDPTKDELVWQGAIEGVIPKKDAALEKEVNAGVSKLFSKL; encoded by the coding sequence ATGAAAAATATATTTTTAATTTTCTTTAGCCTGATAGGTTTGTTTGGTTGCAGCGCGGCCCGGGTCACGAACGTGGATGCGGCCGACAACTTTGCTTTAACTAATTACAAAACGTTTAACTTCTACGAAATTACCAACAACGGCGAACCCGTAGATGCGCAGTACAACAACCGTATTGCAATTTTAAAAAACGCCATTCAGCAACAATTAACGGCTAAAGGCTTAACCTTAACTTCCACTAACCCGGATTTACTTGTGAACCTAGGCATTGTTACCACCGAGAAAGTCCAAACCCGCCAAACCGATTTCCGGACGGATGCGCCCAAGTACATCGGGCAGCGCCGTTATTCCTGGAAAAGTCAGCAAGTAGAAGTAGGCCGTTACCGCCAGGGCACCGCCTCCGTGCACCTCGTGGACCCCACCAAAGACGAACTGGTTTGGCAAGGGGCCATTGAAGGCGTTATTCCAAAAAAAGATGCGGCTTTGGAAAAAGAAGTAAATGCTGGGGTAAGCAAGTTATTTAGTAAATTGTAG
- a CDS encoding TonB-dependent receptor plug domain-containing protein: protein MAAPFSPDGFYSEGLQMRVVLFLNFFLASLFIPAVQAQVAPDTLTGEDLAEVQIIGQHHPRYTLGSRETHLDSAYLQINNANSLAEVLQSRTPVYLKTYGNGMLSTISFRGTSASQTAVLWNGFNINLPTLGQTDFSLIPLTAVQGVQLQHGSGGANFGTSAIGGAVILSSRTNWQPGWQLQAQQDAGSFDSYFSQLAGKYSTKKVSLETSFFRREAQNNFKFKNTTQFGAPVQRQENAALHQSGFTTNLSWRINARNTLAIRNWYTDNDNQSQSNMVAANTHAQLANRNWRLMSEWNHHSNVGLTAIRAAYFADYMLYRDDNTNSETQVNTYQIQGEQNFILAKKINVDAGGELQYFTADVDGYGKKVNETRASGFLLFRYDPLNFLHLNLNLRQAFVTGFNPPLAPTTGFTLDVFSRNHYTLGWKGSVSRGYRVPTLNDRYWPTGNAALKPENSYNYETGLTYKYTRGIFTAESEVTAYRMPVENWIQWLPSASTGVWSPQNLKKVLATGAEVSGKASWLLSTGKISTGFNYSYTSSKQQESYTSSTEPTGKQLIYVPYHTATAYADLTYKLWLLTANYQLTGQRFTTAENTRTLPAYGLFTLYGGKTIRYHKARFQIMGRVNNLTNKVYQNLEYYAMPGRHYNLSLRFFLH, encoded by the coding sequence ATGGCTGCGCCTTTCTCCCCCGACGGATTTTATTCGGAGGGATTACAGATGCGCGTAGTACTTTTTTTAAATTTTTTCTTAGCCAGCTTGTTTATACCGGCGGTGCAGGCGCAGGTTGCTCCGGATACGTTAACCGGCGAAGATCTGGCCGAAGTGCAGATTATTGGACAGCACCATCCGCGCTATACTTTGGGCTCCCGCGAAACCCACCTGGATTCGGCGTATTTACAGATAAACAACGCCAACTCGCTGGCCGAGGTGTTGCAAAGCCGCACGCCGGTTTACTTAAAAACTTACGGCAACGGCATGCTGTCTACTATTTCGTTTCGGGGTACCTCGGCCAGCCAAACGGCGGTTTTGTGGAACGGCTTTAACATTAACTTACCCACCCTGGGGCAAACCGATTTCTCGCTGATTCCGCTAACGGCCGTGCAAGGCGTACAATTGCAGCACGGATCGGGCGGAGCTAATTTTGGCACCAGCGCCATTGGCGGCGCCGTTATTTTATCATCCCGTACTAATTGGCAACCTGGCTGGCAACTACAAGCCCAACAAGATGCAGGAAGCTTTGACTCGTACTTTAGCCAGTTGGCCGGCAAGTACAGCACTAAAAAAGTAAGCCTAGAAACCAGCTTTTTCCGCCGCGAGGCCCAGAATAACTTTAAATTTAAAAATACTACCCAATTTGGCGCGCCGGTTCAACGCCAGGAAAATGCCGCGCTGCACCAATCCGGTTTTACCACCAATCTGAGCTGGCGGATAAATGCCCGCAATACCTTGGCTATCCGGAACTGGTACACTGATAACGATAATCAATCGCAGTCCAACATGGTGGCCGCTAATACGCACGCCCAACTGGCCAACCGCAACTGGCGGCTTATGAGCGAATGGAACCACCACAGTAATGTAGGTTTAACGGCTATCCGGGCGGCTTACTTTGCCGATTACATGCTTTACCGCGACGATAATACCAACTCCGAAACCCAGGTAAATACCTACCAAATTCAAGGCGAGCAAAACTTTATTCTGGCGAAAAAAATAAACGTAGATGCGGGGGGCGAATTACAATATTTTACCGCCGACGTAGATGGCTACGGTAAAAAAGTAAACGAAACCCGTGCTTCCGGTTTTCTATTGTTTCGCTACGATCCTTTAAATTTTCTGCACCTGAATTTAAATCTGCGGCAGGCTTTTGTGACCGGATTTAATCCGCCGCTGGCGCCAACTACCGGTTTTACCCTAGATGTATTTTCCCGCAATCATTATACCTTGGGCTGGAAAGGATCGGTTTCGCGGGGCTACCGGGTGCCGACTTTAAACGACCGGTACTGGCCCACCGGCAATGCCGCTTTAAAACCCGAAAACAGCTACAACTACGAAACCGGCCTCACCTACAAATATACCCGAGGCATATTCACCGCCGAATCCGAAGTAACTGCTTACCGCATGCCAGTCGAAAACTGGATTCAGTGGTTACCTTCGGCCAGTACGGGAGTGTGGTCGCCGCAAAATTTAAAAAAAGTACTGGCTACCGGGGCCGAGGTATCGGGCAAAGCTTCGTGGCTGCTCTCCACGGGCAAAATAAGTACGGGCTTTAACTACAGTTACACGTCATCCAAGCAACAGGAATCGTACACGAGTTCAACGGAACCTACCGGCAAGCAGCTGATTTACGTGCCTTACCATACGGCCACCGCTTACGCCGATTTAACTTACAAATTGTGGTTGCTGACGGCTAATTACCAGCTTACCGGCCAGCGGTTTACTACCGCCGAAAACACCCGCACGTTGCCGGCTTACGGCTTATTTACGCTTTACGGCGGTAAAACCATCCGGTACCACAAAGCCCGGTTCCAAATTATGGGCCGCGTCAATAACCTGACAAATAAAGTGTATCAGAATTTAGAATACTACGCCATGCCGGGCCGCCATTATAACCTGAGCCTGCGGTTCTTTTTGCATTAA
- a CDS encoding YncE family protein, producing MNKNLVNRSFLLGIYLTGSIFLSSCQDDDSGSTVTPLKGAYESGVLVVNEGNFQKGNGEISFINKQSKTVVDDVFLTENNRPLGDVVQSITVNNDKAYVVVNNSNKIEIADANTFKSLGVINNLQLPRYMVVANNKGYVTEWVSFSGNGRVAVIDLATNAVTKTIAVGVLPEKLLALNNKVYVVNSGENTVSVINPTSDAVETTITVDGSPNSLVADANKKLWVLCGGEKNYNSDYTIDENTSTPGSFVRLNPATNTKEATLTFTSKTLSPGDLVANGAGNKLYYQYGGKVYQQDITATALLTTPFINRNFYGIGVDPTDNLIYGGDAGGFAAAGKVVRFNPTGAAVDSFTVSIGPSEFLFK from the coding sequence ATGAACAAAAATTTAGTAAACCGGTCGTTTCTTCTGGGTATTTACCTAACGGGCAGTATTTTCTTGAGCAGTTGCCAGGACGATGACTCGGGCAGCACGGTTACGCCTCTTAAAGGTGCCTACGAATCGGGCGTTTTGGTAGTAAACGAAGGCAATTTTCAAAAAGGAAACGGCGAAATCAGCTTTATCAATAAGCAAAGTAAAACCGTAGTAGACGATGTGTTTCTGACTGAAAATAACCGGCCTTTGGGCGATGTGGTACAATCCATAACGGTAAACAACGACAAGGCTTACGTGGTGGTAAACAACAGCAACAAAATAGAAATTGCTGATGCCAATACGTTTAAATCGCTGGGCGTAATTAATAATCTGCAATTACCCCGCTACATGGTAGTGGCTAACAACAAAGGTTACGTAACCGAGTGGGTTAGCTTTAGCGGCAACGGCCGGGTTGCGGTGATTGATTTAGCTACCAATGCTGTTACCAAAACCATAGCGGTAGGCGTTTTACCGGAAAAGCTACTAGCCTTAAATAACAAAGTTTACGTGGTTAACTCCGGCGAAAACACCGTTTCGGTAATCAACCCTACTTCGGATGCCGTGGAAACCACCATAACCGTAGATGGATCGCCGAACAGCCTGGTGGCGGATGCGAACAAAAAGTTGTGGGTATTGTGCGGCGGCGAAAAAAATTACAACTCGGATTATACCATCGACGAAAACACCAGCACTCCCGGCAGTTTCGTGCGGCTTAACCCGGCTACCAACACCAAAGAAGCTACCTTAACTTTTACTTCCAAAACTTTATCGCCGGGCGATTTAGTAGCCAATGGCGCGGGAAACAAATTATATTACCAATACGGTGGCAAAGTTTACCAACAAGATATTACCGCTACTGCATTATTAACTACTCCTTTCATAAACCGCAACTTTTACGGCATTGGCGTAGACCCCACCGATAATTTAATCTACGGCGGCGATGCCGGCGGTTTTGCCGCGGCGGGCAAAGTAGTACGCTTTAACCCTACTGGAGCAGCGGTAGATTCTTTTACCGTAAGTATTGGCCCGAGCGAGTTCTTATTTAAGTAA
- a CDS encoding DUF2798 domain-containing protein, with protein sequence MKKQNVPKVAAKKPARKSRPLIDKANLRRQVLIIFIISFFIATALILYVFGFPPGFFKRLFSATFVFFLLISITVLGIIPLVNYVFNRWLR encoded by the coding sequence ATGAAGAAGCAAAACGTACCCAAAGTTGCAGCCAAAAAACCAGCGCGTAAAAGCCGGCCGCTTATAGATAAAGCTAACTTGCGGCGGCAAGTGCTTATTATTTTCATCATTAGCTTCTTTATTGCCACCGCTTTAATTTTGTACGTTTTCGGTTTTCCGCCCGGATTTTTTAAACGTTTATTCAGCGCTACTTTTGTCTTTTTTCTGTTGATTAGCATTACCGTTCTGGGAATTATTCCGCTGGTAAACTATGTTTTTAATCGCTGGCTGCGCTAA
- a CDS encoding AraC family transcriptional regulator → METTTLYIKNMVCPRCISTVTRVLQEQGLQVNEVQLGYAEVAGHPDLAQIDAALQPEGFTLLQDRDRQLVEKIKNTLIDYLQHFETAYQPVTTSVYLAEKLDTDYSYLSKVFSRLEPFTIEKYFILLKIERVKELLSYGQLTLSEIAHQLQYSSVQHLSNQFKKLPATR, encoded by the coding sequence TTGGAAACAACTACTCTATATATTAAAAACATGGTTTGTCCGCGCTGCATCAGCACGGTAACCCGTGTTTTACAGGAACAAGGCTTACAGGTAAATGAGGTACAATTAGGTTACGCTGAAGTGGCGGGTCACCCGGATTTAGCCCAAATTGATGCCGCCTTACAGCCCGAAGGTTTTACTTTATTACAAGACCGGGACCGGCAATTAGTCGAAAAAATTAAAAATACCTTAATCGATTATTTACAGCATTTCGAAACAGCCTACCAACCCGTTACTACCTCGGTGTATTTAGCCGAAAAACTCGATACTGATTATTCTTACTTGAGCAAAGTGTTCTCGCGCCTGGAACCTTTTACCATCGAGAAGTATTTTATTTTATTGAAAATTGAGCGGGTAAAAGAGTTGTTGTCTTATGGCCAATTAACTTTAAGCGAAATTGCGCACCAATTGCAATACAGCAGCGTGCAGCACTTATCCAATCAGTTTAAAAAATTACCGGCCACTCGGTAA
- a CDS encoding cation diffusion facilitator family transporter has product MHSHDHSHGAHHHHEVPTNLTRAFVIGIALNVVFVMLEAVTGFWLHSLALLTDAGHNLSDVASLVLALLATRLATKKATDDYTYGFKKSTTLVSLFNAVLLLVAVGAIGWEAFQRLGQPQEVGGQYIAYVSGIGILVNAGTALLFLRDKDKDLNVKGAYLHMAADALVSLGVVIAGIAIYFTNWFWIDSVISLVIIAVILWSTWSLLTESLKLSLDGVPSGVNLPAIRQLLINFPGVKNVHDLHIWAMSTTENALTAHLVVQENTSDTLLAHIREELAHHHQINHATIQIEKVNQPVCEQTCEHAH; this is encoded by the coding sequence ATGCACTCCCACGATCATTCTCACGGCGCCCATCACCACCACGAGGTGCCTACCAATTTAACGCGGGCTTTTGTTATTGGTATTGCTTTAAACGTAGTATTTGTTATGTTGGAAGCAGTTACCGGTTTCTGGTTGCACTCGTTGGCTTTGCTCACCGATGCCGGCCATAATTTAAGCGATGTGGCCAGTCTGGTTTTAGCTTTACTGGCTACCCGGTTAGCCACCAAAAAAGCCACCGACGATTATACCTACGGTTTTAAAAAATCAACTACACTAGTATCGCTGTTTAATGCGGTGTTGTTGCTGGTAGCCGTGGGCGCCATTGGCTGGGAAGCTTTTCAACGTTTGGGGCAACCGCAGGAAGTAGGCGGTCAGTACATTGCGTACGTGTCGGGAATTGGCATTTTGGTGAACGCCGGTACGGCTTTACTTTTCTTGCGCGATAAAGACAAAGATTTAAACGTCAAAGGCGCGTACCTGCACATGGCCGCCGACGCGCTGGTATCGTTGGGGGTAGTAATTGCGGGTATTGCCATTTACTTTACCAACTGGTTCTGGATAGATTCCGTGATTAGTCTGGTTATTATTGCGGTAATATTGTGGAGTACCTGGAGCTTACTCACCGAATCTTTAAAACTTTCCCTGGATGGTGTACCCAGTGGCGTAAACTTACCGGCGATCCGGCAATTGCTAATTAATTTTCCGGGCGTAAAAAATGTGCACGATTTACACATCTGGGCCATGAGTACTACCGAAAATGCGCTCACGGCTCACCTGGTAGTACAGGAAAACACCTCCGATACTTTACTGGCGCACATCCGCGAAGAGCTGGCCCATCATCACCAGATTAACCACGCCACCATCCAGATCGAAAAAGTAAACCAACCCGTTTGCGAACAAACCTGCGAACACGCTCATTAG
- a CDS encoding class I SAM-dependent methyltransferase: MEQNTNGKSSVAEIRQRFDQDVDRFSNLDTGQQSTVDAPISLELITDAVKYATPKASRLLDIGCGAGNYTLKLLTKIPDMHCTLVDLSQPMLQKARERVTDATTGTVEIKQADVRELDLPENYYCTILAGAVLHHLRTDEEWEAVFTKLYRTLKPGGTFWISDLITHDATPINKLMWDKYADYLEQLGGAAYKEKVLAYIEKEDSPRSLTYQLELLKKVGFRHTEVLHKNNCFAAFGGIK; this comes from the coding sequence ATGGAACAAAATACAAATGGTAAATCGAGCGTGGCGGAAATAAGACAACGGTTTGATCAGGACGTAGACCGGTTTTCTAACCTGGACACGGGTCAGCAATCAACCGTGGATGCCCCAATTAGTTTAGAATTAATTACCGATGCCGTAAAGTACGCCACGCCTAAAGCCTCGCGGTTACTGGATATTGGCTGCGGTGCCGGCAATTATACCTTAAAGTTGTTAACCAAAATACCGGATATGCACTGCACCCTGGTGGATTTAAGCCAACCCATGCTCCAGAAAGCCCGGGAAAGAGTTACAGATGCTACTACCGGTACCGTAGAAATAAAGCAAGCCGATGTACGCGAATTAGATTTACCGGAAAACTATTACTGCACCATTTTGGCCGGGGCCGTGCTGCACCACCTACGCACCGACGAAGAATGGGAAGCAGTTTTTACGAAATTATACCGTACTTTAAAACCGGGCGGTACCTTCTGGATTTCGGATTTGATTACGCACGATGCCACGCCCATAAACAAACTGATGTGGGATAAATACGCCGATTACCTGGAACAATTAGGCGGTGCGGCCTATAAGGAAAAAGTTTTGGCCTATATCGAGAAAGAAGATTCACCCCGTTCTTTAACCTATCAGCTTGAATTATTAAAAAAAGTAGGTTTTAGACATACCGAGGTGCTTCATAAAAACAACTGTTTCGCTGCTTTTGGAGGTATTAAGTAA
- a CDS encoding LysR family transcriptional regulator, whose product MELRHLLYFKTVAEELHFRKAANKLFISQPPLSRQIKELEDELGAILFTRSNKQVSLTPAGKFFKKEIDTLFSHLAESKNVVKQMHGAIPTPLRIGYISSTYQQHLVPILKELPAFFPFAKTRLYEVPTVKQVRALEEGKLDVGIMRAPVQSEKLKIITLFPDPFVVVLPAQEQNFSGTESLAEFLKNQPFIFFNQNYAPDYYRKLVEICQRLGFVPEVAHEPNNIHSILRLVESGMGVSIVPASVQEQYPYLKLSYYGLPGIPITTEVVLAYKPSASNAVVDWFIQKFTAKFNTENPVGQPN is encoded by the coding sequence ATGGAGTTACGCCATTTACTTTATTTTAAAACGGTAGCCGAAGAATTACATTTCCGGAAAGCCGCCAACAAATTGTTTATCTCGCAGCCACCGCTGAGCCGCCAAATAAAAGAACTGGAAGATGAATTAGGGGCGATTTTATTTACGCGCAGCAACAAACAGGTTAGCTTAACTCCGGCCGGTAAGTTTTTTAAAAAAGAAATAGACACGCTCTTCTCGCACCTCGCAGAAAGCAAAAATGTGGTAAAGCAAATGCACGGGGCTATTCCTACACCGCTCCGGATCGGTTATATTAGCTCTACTTACCAACAACATCTGGTACCTATTTTAAAAGAGTTGCCGGCTTTTTTTCCTTTCGCCAAAACCCGCTTGTACGAAGTACCTACGGTAAAGCAAGTTCGGGCGCTGGAAGAAGGCAAGCTGGATGTAGGCATCATGCGGGCACCCGTACAATCTGAAAAATTAAAAATTATAACTTTGTTTCCGGATCCTTTTGTGGTAGTACTGCCGGCGCAGGAACAAAATTTTTCCGGGACGGAATCTTTAGCTGAATTTTTAAAAAATCAGCCGTTTATCTTCTTTAACCAGAATTACGCGCCCGATTACTACCGGAAGTTAGTAGAAATTTGCCAGCGGTTGGGTTTTGTGCCGGAGGTAGCACACGAACCTAATAACATCCATTCTATTCTGCGGTTGGTGGAAAGCGGGATGGGCGTTTCGATTGTGCCGGCATCGGTGCAGGAACAATACCCTTACTTAAAGCTTTCGTATTACGGGTTGCCGGGAATACCCATAACCACGGAAGTAGTTTTGGCTTACAAGCCTTCGGCTTCTAATGCGGTGGTAGACTGGTTTATTCAAAAATTTACGGCAAAGTTTAACACTGAGAATCCAGTTGGGCAGCCCAATTAA
- a CDS encoding B12-binding domain-containing radical SAM protein — protein MFLTCTKPETLLPAPKILLITPPLTQLNTPYPATAYIKGFLQQYHYPVAQADFGIELVLKLFSRAGLTRVFHAIEQQNLPLSDNCKRMLRLKRFYLATIEPTIRFLQNTDTTLAQQICYNGFLPEASRFDQIGDLEFAFGAMGINDKARHLATLYLEDLGDLIKETICPYFGFSRYAEKLALSATSFDPLQTALDEKPNLVDELLLEILAERLAQVKPDIVGFSVPFPGNLYGALRCAQFIKQHFPAVKTIMGGGYPNTELRSLKEPRFFNFIDFVTLDDGEGPWLKLLEYLQNNRPKELLQRTFLREAGEVKYLNGCQDANIPHTEVGTPDYAGLPLDKYLSVIEVMNPMHRLWSDGRWNKLTVAHGCYWKRCSFCDVTLDYIARYETAPATLLVDRIEAIVAQTGQTGFHFVDEAAPPLALRDLAIELIRRGVKITWWGNIRFEKTFTPDICRLLAASGCIAVSGGLEVASDRLLAKMEKGVTIAQVARVTDGFTQAGIMVHAYLMYGFPTQTAQETIDSLEVVRQLFLNNVIQSGFWHRFSMTAHSPVGKNPEKYGVRQIGPPAGNFAHNDLWHDDPQGCDHELFGTGLAKAIYNYMHGIGLEEPLSFWFDFKVPRPTISPVLIEQAIVAPIKPDSEKQNLRVLWLGNMPELEVITFVKKGKNTEKAVLTFYEKAEDFQIKTTPVIGQWLVEMLTQVSCDAAQTTRLKDLAQQFPSQAGFTFSEFLISPTWLLLREKGLLLV, from the coding sequence ATGTTCTTAACCTGCACTAAGCCCGAAACCTTGTTACCTGCACCTAAAATCTTACTTATTACGCCGCCGCTCACGCAATTAAATACGCCTTACCCGGCCACCGCGTACATAAAAGGTTTTTTGCAACAATACCACTACCCCGTAGCGCAAGCCGATTTTGGCATTGAACTGGTTTTAAAACTTTTTTCCCGGGCCGGACTTACGCGGGTGTTTCACGCCATTGAGCAGCAGAATCTGCCGCTTTCGGATAACTGCAAACGGATGCTGCGCTTAAAGCGGTTTTATCTGGCTACCATTGAGCCTACCATTCGCTTTCTACAGAATACCGATACCACGCTGGCCCAGCAAATCTGTTACAACGGCTTTTTACCCGAAGCGTCGCGGTTTGACCAAATCGGTGATTTAGAATTTGCTTTTGGCGCCATGGGCATTAACGATAAAGCCCGCCACCTGGCCACCCTGTACCTCGAAGATCTCGGCGATTTAATAAAAGAAACTATTTGCCCGTATTTTGGCTTCAGCCGCTACGCCGAAAAACTAGCTTTATCGGCTACTTCTTTTGATCCGTTGCAAACGGCCTTGGACGAAAAACCAAACCTGGTAGATGAGCTGTTACTGGAGATTTTAGCCGAACGTCTGGCGCAGGTAAAACCCGATATTGTTGGCTTTTCGGTGCCTTTTCCGGGTAATTTATACGGCGCGTTGCGTTGCGCCCAGTTCATCAAACAACACTTCCCGGCGGTAAAAACCATAATGGGTGGCGGTTACCCCAACACGGAGTTGCGCAGTTTAAAAGAACCTCGTTTTTTTAATTTTATTGATTTTGTAACCCTCGACGATGGCGAAGGTCCGTGGTTAAAGCTGCTGGAATACTTACAGAATAATCGGCCTAAAGAATTATTGCAACGCACTTTTCTACGGGAAGCGGGTGAGGTGAAATACCTAAACGGCTGTCAGGATGCCAACATCCCGCATACCGAAGTAGGCACCCCGGATTACGCGGGTTTGCCCCTGGATAAATACTTGTCGGTAATTGAGGTAATGAACCCCATGCACCGGCTGTGGAGCGATGGCCGTTGGAATAAATTAACGGTGGCGCACGGCTGCTACTGGAAGCGTTGCTCGTTCTGCGACGTTACCCTGGATTACATTGCCCGCTACGAAACCGCCCCGGCCACTTTGTTAGTGGATCGCATCGAAGCCATTGTGGCACAAACCGGCCAAACGGGTTTTCATTTTGTAGACGAAGCCGCTCCTCCTTTGGCCCTCCGGGATTTAGCCATTGAGCTAATCCGGCGCGGCGTAAAAATAACCTGGTGGGGAAACATCCGCTTCGAGAAAACTTTCACGCCTGATATTTGCCGTTTACTCGCCGCTTCGGGTTGCATTGCGGTTTCGGGTGGTTTGGAAGTAGCTTCAGATCGGTTGCTGGCGAAGATGGAGAAGGGCGTAACCATTGCGCAGGTAGCCCGGGTTACTGATGGCTTTACCCAGGCTGGCATTATGGTGCACGCTTACCTCATGTACGGCTTCCCGACGCAAACCGCTCAGGAAACCATTGACTCCTTAGAGGTAGTACGGCAATTATTTTTAAATAATGTGATTCAATCGGGTTTCTGGCACCGCTTTTCCATGACGGCGCACAGCCCGGTGGGTAAAAACCCCGAAAAGTACGGGGTACGTCAGATTGGTCCGCCGGCCGGTAACTTTGCCCACAACGATTTGTGGCACGACGACCCGCAAGGCTGCGACCACGAGTTATTTGGCACCGGCTTAGCCAAAGCCATTTACAATTACATGCACGGCATTGGCCTGGAGGAACCGCTTTCTTTCTGGTTCGATTTTAAAGTACCCCGGCCCACTATTAGCCCGGTTTTGATCGAACAAGCGATTGTGGCCCCTATTAAGCCCGACAGTGAAAAACAAAACTTGCGCGTGCTTTGGCTGGGTAATATGCCGGAGCTAGAAGTAATTACTTTCGTTAAAAAAGGAAAGAACACGGAAAAAGCAGTACTCACTTTTTACGAGAAAGCCGAAGATTTTCAGATCAAGACTACTCCAGTTATTGGGCAATGGTTAGTGGAAATGCTTACGCAGGTAAGTTGCGATGCGGCGCAAACTACCCGGTTAAAAGATTTGGCGCAACAGTTTCCTAGCCAAGCTGGTTTTACTTTTTCTGAATTCTTGATATCGCCTACGTGGTTGTTGCTTCGGGAGAAAGGCTTATTGCTGGTTTAA
- a CDS encoding GNAT family N-acetyltransferase: protein MKKTVTLRRVTSQDAELLARLSWQSFEEAFGADNTPENMAAFLNKHFTPEAIAAELVEPDFEFYIAELADEPVGYLKLEFPAPDAQLPFANPLKINRLYLLRQYLGLGLGDQLMHFSVEKAKLLGCDAIWLTVWEHNPRAISFYEKWGFYQAGTDDFAVGDDVQLDYIMVKSL from the coding sequence TTGAAAAAAACAGTAACCCTCCGTCGCGTTACCAGCCAAGACGCCGAATTACTGGCCCGGCTAAGCTGGCAATCTTTTGAAGAAGCATTTGGGGCAGACAACACTCCCGAAAACATGGCGGCTTTTCTAAACAAGCATTTTACCCCGGAGGCAATTGCGGCTGAATTAGTGGAGCCCGATTTTGAATTTTATATTGCCGAACTGGCCGACGAACCAGTGGGTTATTTGAAATTAGAATTCCCCGCTCCGGATGCCCAACTGCCTTTTGCAAATCCGTTAAAAATTAACCGGCTTTATTTGTTGCGCCAGTATTTAGGTTTGGGGCTCGGCGACCAACTTATGCATTTCAGCGTCGAAAAAGCGAAATTATTAGGTTGCGATGCCATATGGCTCACCGTTTGGGAACATAACCCCAGAGCAATCTCTTTTTACGAAAAATGGGGCTTTTACCAGGCTGGTACCGACGATTTTGCCGTAGGCGATGATGTACAACTGGATTATATAATGGTAAAATCATTATAA